A region of the Chryseobacterium gotjawalense genome:
AGTAAGCCAGCCTATTTTGCTTTGGGCTGGAAAAGAAGATCGAAATATTGCATGGGATCAAAGTATGGAATTTTATCTTGGCTTAAGAAGAAATGATAAGAAAGTCATTGCTCTGTTTTACGAGAAAGAGGGACACAGTTTTTCAGAGCGGCGCAACAGAGAAGATCTTTTTGTGAGAATAAAAGAGTGGTTTGACTTTCATTTAAAAGGAATTAAAACCCCTTGGATTTCTGAAATGTATCAATAAAAAAAGGGATGCCAATTGGCATCCCCATTTCAGCTTATTGTTGTACTCTTTCAAATAGTTTATCCGGACAGCTGGTTCCGTTCAGTTGATAAAGAGGTTCACCACCCATACCTACATCTGCTGTACAGATTATAGTTCCAGTGGTATCACATGTTTTACCAACGTTAATACATTCTTCCTCTTCGCCAAAATGATAAGCATAACCTGGTTGTACCGATTTTGCATCATCTTTTGTAACATGAGACGCATATGCGCTTCCTGCTCCTGCCAATACCATTACAGCTGGCAATAAGAGCGCCTTTAAATTTTTCATAATAAAAAATATTTAAAATGGTGCCTACTCTTGTAAGGGTTTTCGGCTACTCCCTCTGAATGAAACTGCTGGTCAGCGTCTGCGCACAACGGTACCGTACAATTTCATTTCCAGAAATAATGTAAAAATAATGATCAGTCATAAGCATTTGAGACATTTTATTCTTTTTACGATGCTGAACATAAAAACTTCCCCAATAGCCTCCAGACGATGTCATATATACATCGATGACACTATTTTTTTTCCATAAATCTTTAGATTCATACTTTCCTATCAAATTCGCATGATTGAAAAGTAACCCTTTATAAGCCATCATATTTCTATTGATTAAAAGCGAGGGTTGATTCATCTTCGACCGCCCGTCTTTTAATTTTTTAACTTTCAGTGCTGGCTTATCATAAGGATCAATGGTCTTCATCTTCCGAACAATTTTCGCGCTTGCATTCAGTTTAAGGATCGTGTTTTTATAGTAGAACATATAATAGATATCGCCTAAGGCAGTATCATATAAAAGCTTACCGTCTCCCTCAAATCCACCGTCGGCTTTATTGCTCAGAAGGGTCTGATTAATGGCAACCTGTGGTTTTTCAAGTAGTGACAGTGACGCAATTCCCAATCTCTTCGAAGCATAATCTTCCACACGCAACAGATATTGCGAAGGGGAAACAGCGACCAGTTGATCAAAGTAAACTTGATTACTACTCCTTACAACAAGTGGCATAGAAAGAGAATCGAGTGACTGGCTGTAAATAACTGGAACTGTTCCGTCAAAACCATAGAGATTCCCTTGTACAATGCAATACCTTAAATTTTTGAACCTAAAATTAGAGCCTGGATTAAGATTAATCGTATCCATTTTTTGCATAAGAGAATCTAACTTAAAAATTCTGAACGGATTGCTTGGATTTCCCAGATAAAGATCACCCTTATGGTTTCCCGCAAAATAAAACGAGTTTACACCCAGATCGAAAGACTGCTCTTCCAAAATGGGATGATGCGGAAATCTCCTCGTAAAATTATTCTCCTTTTTCATGATATACTCAGAAGAAAGAAACAGGGCGACCATGCTGCCCGCTGAGAACACTGCGATGAGTGCTGCTGCAGCGATACGGCTCCAGCCGTGCGCCCGTTCTTTCCCCATGAAAACACTTGTTGTTAATGCCAAAACAACGCACACTCCATTGAAAATCAAATGTTCATCCCAACTCATCTTCTCCAGAATTCCACCACAGGAGCATGGTATAAAATCACTATAATTCAGAATTAAATAAATATAAACTGTAAAGGCGACCATCAATCCAAATGAAGCGTACAATCCTATCCGTCTTACTTTTGGATCAGCGAGTACTCCTGCAATCATCACTTCGATAATGATGACCGCATAGGAAATAAATCCTGCATATGCACTCAGCAGAGGCGACTGCGCCAACTGAACCTGGAAATTTTCAAAATCCAACATTTTACTTCCCGCTGCATACGTAAAAAGTAAAATAAAAGCGTACGATGCGTATATAGCCAATTTGTTAATTAAGGTTTTCATGTCTGCATTTTTGATAGAGTAAAATTGCGACATCCCTTTTTTAAATACATGCACATTAGAGGCAGAAGTATGTATAATAAAAACATTCTTATGTACAATAATGACGTTCTTATGTATAATAAAGTCGTTTATATGTATAATAGGGTCAACAGAATAATAAAGTCGGTACGGTAAAGTCACTGTTGTAGCGCGATCCGGAGAATGCGGTGGAATGGAAAATGGTAGGTTCTGTGGAATAGAATATAGAGTTGATAGTAATTTGCAAAGCCGTTTTCATAGGCAATTTCCTTATAGCTCAAAGTACTCAACAGGAGGTCTTCGAGTACAGGAATCATTTTGATTTTAAGATAATGATGGTAAAAGGAACTTTCAAAAAACGAAGAGCTGTCTTTTCTAAACTGGCGGTAAGACAGACCTTTGCTGTTCACAAAAGCCTTTAAGGTCCCATGCTCATCAGGCTCATACGTTTCCAGCAGTTTCAGCAGGTACCGGTACCTGCTATTTCCTATCGATGCGGGAGGCCTGGGGTAAACCGTTTGATGGGTCACAACAGAAATGGTGTAGTGGTACTGCTCTTTGGTGACCACCCCTATAAAAATCTGAATTTCCTCTGAACTGATCTGTTGCACATGAATGGGCAGAAAAAAACGGTCTTTGGAAACCGAGCCGGCCATGCGTTGATAAGCTTCAGTGAGCAGTTTCACAATCTCAGCGTACTCCCCATTGGAGGTAAGTTCTTCTTCTGCCTCCTGATAGGTAAAGACAAATCCCTTATGATAATATTCGGTGTGCTGATCCAGAAAATGAATAGCCTGAAACAGCCTGATATACTGCCTGATAATTTCTTTAGTTTGCGAAAAAACAGTCTCACTCGACAAATACTGGCGTTCCGGTGATGAATCACAAAGCACACAATAACGTTCTAATGCTTTTTTCAAATGCTTTTGTAAAAGATCAAGATGATAAGTATTCATGGCTGTAGGTTCATATTAGGAAACTATTGCCAAAATATCCCCAATTCATTACGCAGCAGATCCCTGTTTCTGTTCAGAAAACTTTGATAGCCCGCCCACGGCAACTGGATCGGTATCGTCTCTGATCCCAGATAGTGAATGGGAGTACCGATCGCTTCAGCCTCTATTCCTAAAAGCCGGATCGTTCGCAATAATTTCACGTCGCATTCTGCAAAGACAATTCCTCCTTGACCTTGTTGAGCAACTTGCAGTGCAAGTGCCATCAGCGTTTTAAAAATATGGAAACCTCTCTTATCTGCTCCTTTGGATACAGCGAATCTGCCAATATGGTAAATAGGTGTACCCGCATCGGCAAAATCTTCAATATTAATATTAAAAATTTTTTCTATTGGTAAAATTTGGGTAGCTGTTTTTTGGAATATTCTGATGCTCCCACAAATGACATCATTGGACATTGAAATGAAAATATGGGAGTTTAAATATTGCTTTTCTTCAGCACATAATATTTGTCTTACAGAATTTATATCTTCAGCTTTTAAAACTTCCCGATGATGAAGATGATTTTCATTAATTACAAAATAAATTAATTCATCAATCTTTTCATGGCACATGGTGTAATATTCTATATCGTATATCATATTTATATTATTTGACTAAAAGTATTATGATGTTTTCATATAATTTCTACACTTTTGTGTAGATTTGATAAATAAACATAAAAACTACACGGTAGTGTAGCTAAGTTCAACAATATTCCCTCTTAATTATGGATGAAATACACAAGTTCTTTTCAGGAAAGAATACGGTAGATTATTTATCGGAAGAGGAGTACGCTCAAAGTGGTAACTATCTCGAAACCCTGCGGGCCGTCTCCAGGCTATCATATATGAGCATGTATGTAATCGATTATCAGAGAAGGGAGTTCGAATATGTGTCGGACAATCCACTTTTTCTATGTAATCATACTCCGTCGGAAGTCATGGCGATGGGATATGCTTTTTACTTTAAATATGTATCTAAGCAAGACTTGGAAATGCTGATCAGAATAAACGAGATAGGTTTTGAATTTTTTAACAGAACACCACTGCAAGACCGGAAAAATTATAGTATTTCCTATGATTTTAATTTGCAGACTGGAAAAGACAAAATTTTGATCAATCACAAATTAACCCCCATATTTATTACTTCCGAAGGTAAAATATGGAAAGCACTATGTGTCGTTTCTCTTTCTTCTAACGCTGATTCAGGAAATATTTTACTTTCAAAGACAGGTGAAGATTCATTTTGGGAACTCGACTTAGCCGGCGGAGTATGGAATAAAATGGATAAAAGTAGATTAACGGAACGGGAGTTGCAGACTGTTCGCCTGCACGCACAAGGATTAACAATAGGCCAAATAGCAGATCGAATGTGTATCGCCGTCGATACCGTTAAGTTTCATCGAAGAAAGCTTTTCGACAAATTGCACGTTAAAAATATGGGAGAAGCATTAGCTTATGTCAAAAACAACAAGCTACTTTAATATAGCATCTTTTCCATGATCTTCTTCCTGAAATAAAGAACTCAAATAGAAATCCGGAAATTTTTTATAAAACCTCCCTGTAGCTATTTTCACCAAAAGATGGGTACACATAGCGGCGACATACCACGATCCGATAGCCAGCTGGGGTGGTGGTAGCGTAAGTTCTTCATGTTTGTATTGATTAATTACCTCTTCAAGCCATATCTGTGGTTTCTGCCAATAGCGTTGGTAACTTGCAGCATATTCTACTACGTCCACTTCATTAAAATTGCTGGATTTTTCAATTGATTCAAGAGGTGGTCCGTCCGGTGAAAGAACAGTAACTAATCCTCCCCAACCGACATTATATGGATGTAAGACAGGAATGCCACTGTTAAAACATGATTTATCAAATAGTTGAGGTGCTTTATCGGTATAATCCAATGCATTGATTCCGGCATTGTATCTCCCTGTTTCTGGCATATTGTCGATGCTTATAAACTCATTTATAAAGCTGATTTCCGCATTCGCATTGATGCTTTTTAGTCTTTCGTAAAGTGCGGTAGCTTTTGAAGTTCCAATCTGATCTTCAGTGTAATTTTGTCTGTTGAGATTAGAGTCTTCGATGAGGTCACCATCAATCACGCATATTTTTTCAAATCCAGTACGCAGTGCACATTCCGCAATATTGCTTCCGATTCCACTCCCGGCAATAACGATCGAGAAATTTTTTAATTTTTGTTGCTCGCAGTTGCTGAGGTAAATGCGGTTTCTTAAATAACGGTCCATGGTAAAAAGTTTTGTCAAATCTACTTTATTTGGATGTTTACCTACCTACACTTTGGTGTAGTTCTTTGGGTATTCTGCATTTCTTAATCTACAGTGTAGCAAATTAATTAATGATGGGCAATACATTTGAATATAAATGAAATATCTATGGTTAAGTTCATTGCAAATCTCGAAAGTGAATTGGAAAGCAGACTACTGTTTCTAAGTCTAGAATCTGATAAGCCTCTACAAAGAGCAGAAGAATCAATGTTGGAAATTAATAACGCATTAAAAAAACTAAAATCTTTTGTTTTACGTACTAAGTTCCCCTCAGATAGTGAAGAAATAGATTTTTTCAAAAACCGCAAACCCTTGATATTGTCAAAGTTAATATATCATAATGAAGTCTATAGAATCGAAACCCGTAAGCCAAGTGGAGGTGAAAAGATGATTCGAAAATACTATCAGACAGAACTCATTAAACTGAAAGAGTTCTTTGAAGAAAATGTCGATTTTTATGGATATTACAGAACCCACAGTACATACCTTGATCATAAATATTTTGTTCGTAGAAAACTCGACGTTAAGTTGAGTTTAGACTCTTTTGTTTTTGAATCTGATGCAAGATTTAGTACTTCTCATGATTATAAAGTCGCAAAAATAATGGCAAATGATCTTCTCGAAGTTTACCTCAATGATGAATTGCTGAAATTAAATAGGCAAGGGGAGGAGCAGTACCGAATATCCACGCCCAAAACAAAACTGGCCTGGACAGATAATAAAACTTCACTGATTGAATTAATTTATGCCTTGCAGTGCAAAGGATCATTCAATAATGGTAATGCCGATATCAAGGAAATCAGCGCTTATTTTGAGGCGGTTTTCAATATAGAACTCGGTGATGTTTATCGGACATACCTGGAAATAAAAAACAGAACATCCCGTACAAAATTCCTAAATAATCTCCAAAATTTGTTGAACAACAAAATGGATTCGCAGGATGAATAAGAAATTTTTCTGACTTTAACACCCACCTTGTATCAATTCAATAAACTCAATATTTTTGGAAAGTTTTTTATTGATTTTTGTTGGAGCTTTCTGAAGTCTAAAGAGAAAATTCGGTGATAATTCCTTTAACTCAGCTTTCTTTAAAATATCAATACCCAACTTGGGTACACCTTGTGGGTTTAATCCATCAATAATACCAAAATTTGTCATAACAAAATAAAAGTAATAAGGGTCACTGTCATTCTGAGCACAGCTAAGGCCCTCAAACTTAACTCAAAAATTATGACATTAGAAGTATTAACCAAAGAAGATCTCCAGCAGTTTAAAATTGAACTGCTCGAAAGTATTGAAAACTTACTTCAAGGAAAGAAGACAGAAGAAAAGTTATGGCTTAGAACCTCTGAGGTCAGAAAACTCTTAAATATATCTTCCGGAACCTTACAAAACCTGAGAATCAACGGAACTTTATCTTACAGCAAAATAGGAGGGACGCTGTATTACAATTATAAAGACATCCAAACTCTGCTGATGGATTGTAAACATTAATTGTAAGTCAGTAATTATGAAACAGACTAAAAATATTATCAGCTTTTTTGAACGGGTCATTGAGGATGATCGATTGTATCCCTCTCATATCAGCATGTACGTTTCACTTTTGCAATTTTGGAGTTTGAATCGGTTTCAAAATCCTTTTCGTATTTGCCGGAAAGAGGTGATGAATTTAAGTAAAATCAAATCTCTGTCTACTTACCATAAATGTATCAGAGAACTGCATTGCGCCGGATTTATAATTTATTCGCCTAATTACAATTCGTACATAGGAAGTTTAATTGAAATTATTGATTTTGAAAGTGAAGTAAAAGACAAAAATAAATTATTTCAAAATCAGAATCTATTGCCAAAAGAAGAGACCTGTTTTTATGTACCGATGATTGATGAAGTTGAACGATATTTTACTGAACGGGATTTTTCACCCGGCGAAGCCAATCAATTTTATTCTTTTTATCAATCGATCGATTGGAAATTGTGTAATAAAAAACCAATGAAATGTTGGCAATCCGCCGCAAGAAATTGGATTTCTAGAGTGAAAAATGTCAATCAATAACACACCTAATAATCAAACGAATGAGTAATTCAATAAAAAATAAACAAATGAAAAATATAGATCCCAAAACGCCGATTTGGCAACTGACAGTTGAGGAATTTGTAGAAGTTTCGAAAAATCTAAATTCTGAAAAGAAGTATGAATATGGTTTGAAAGGTTTGGCAAAGATTCTGGGATGTTCTGTTTCGAAAGCTTCAGAAGTAAAATCCTCAGGAATATTGAATAAAGCAATTATTCAAAACGGTAATATTATCATCATTGATAAAGAAAAAGCATTAGAACTTTTTGGAAAATAATAAGATGTATTATCTTGAATTGACAGATCGATTTTGGGTTTTTAACCAAAAAATATCGATTGGTTCAACTGGAATTTCAATGTATTTATACTTTTTGAAAATTGCTTTTGACAATGAGCGATATGATTTTCAAATTTCTGATGTTGCAGTAAGCAAAGAATTGGGATTAACCAGAAAAACGATAAAGTCAACGAAAGAAAAGCTTAAAAGCTTAGGATTAATTCAATTCCAAACAAAAAACGGACTTCCGTGTAATTACAGGTTATTATTAGATTATCCATTGTCGGTTTCTGAACCAAAAAATGTAATAAAGGAAGAAATTAAGAAGGAAGAATTTATTCAAAAAGAGGAAAAATTAGTATTTCCTTCGCCAACAGTTCCACCGATTCAAAACTTTTTTGAAAATACAGTTCAAAAAGTTGAAGCGCAATCATCAAGAGAAAAATCAAACAATAAAAACACTCCAAGTTGGGAAGAATTTATTGAATTCGCCCAAACATTAGAAATCTACGAATCACAGTTAGATTTTGAAATACAAACAAAATATGAGAGTTGGAAAAATAATGAATGGAAAAACCATGTGGACCGACCCATTACCAATTGGAAATCTGCGCTAAAAAGTGCTTTGCCTTTTATGAAGAAAACAACCGAAGGTAGTATGCTGTCATTAAAATCAATTCCAAATATAAATCGACCAAAATCATTAAGCAAAAAATAAAAACCCTAAATAAACATGAAGTGAAATATGGCTATTCAAGAGAAGGATTTGAGGTTAATCCGAAAGGAATTTGAAAATAAAACCGAAAAAATTCCGGAGAGAATTCGTATTGGGAATCAATTCGTGGATGATTTTATTTTCGAAGATCATGAAGCTGCAGATATTCCCATCAATGCGCTTCGGGTAATTTTTAATATTATTTCGATTATCAGCAACGAGCAATTTCGTCCGGAAGACCGCCCGAAGCAACTTTCTTTATTTGATGAAGAATTTGAAACGGAGAACAATGTATTTGCCTCAATAAAAATTAAAAATAACAAAATTTCTCCAAGTGGTTCCACAAAACAAGTCATCGCTGCTTATGAGTTTTTGGCTAAATTTAAAATGACTTGGTATAAATCGATGAATTCAAAAGGAAAAGAAATTAAAACTTTTGGAGGATTGATTTCTACACCAAGTTATGACAAACGAGGTTATACTACATTTTTAGTCAGTAGTTATTGGTTGAAAAAGCTATTGGTTATTCCAGAATACAATTATGTTTTGTATAATTTGGTGTATAACATCAGAAATAACAAGCATATTATTTTCGCTATTTGGCTATCGAAAATTCCTGAAAATGGAACGGTTTTAAAACTTTCAACACTCAATAAAAAGTTCGGATTAAACTATAAATCCGCCAATGATTTTTGTTTTAAATTTCTAAAACAGGTAAGAATCAGCCTGAACAAGTACAATACTCTTTCGTTTAATTATAAATACAGAAAGGATTCAATATTTATCATTCCTTATAATACAAAAGCTGTTTCGGATCACAACTTATCCGTAAACACAAGAGATCAATTAAAATCACGCGAAGCGTATCTTAACCAAAGGGAAAAAATAACGCGAAGACTTGTCTATTTCAGAAAGAGATATGGTTTACAAAAACATGAAATGATTCAATTCACACATCAATACAAAAATATTCCTCAAACCAGAGAATTGATAGAAAAAGTTTTCAAAGAATTCATCAAAATAAATAGATTAAAAGGAATAAAATCAACAGAATTTCAAGGAAAACTATTTCTAAATGAAATCCAGAAACTCATCATAGATATTTATCGGAATACGAAAATGGGAGAATTATTGCCGAATGGTTATCCGATGATTATTTGAATTCGGATTCAACTCACTTTCGGAATTGCACTCATTTAGAATTCGGAATTCCGCTCACTGAAGTTAAAGAAATGTTAATACAGAAAAATTTTTGATTGTTTTTTCGGAATTGCGCTCATTTTAAAATTTACAAAGCAATGAAAGCGTTAATAAACACCGGAAATTGTGGATAAGCTTAAAGATAATTGAAAAAGAGAAAATTTAATTCGGAATTGCGCTCATTCCAAAATTGATGGTTTTTCGGAATTGTGCTCATTCCAATTTCGGATTTCGACTCCTTTCTAATTCGGAATTGCGCTCATTCCAAATTGATGTTAAATACTTTGTGAGTATGCGATTTGGCGGATTACTAAAAGTATTTACAAAGTAATAAAAAGTCTTTTTTTTATTAAAAAGGAAAAGGTGAATAAAAAATTTGCTTTAAAAAAGAAAAAAATGAATTGCGAAAAAATAAAAGAAAGGGTTAGCATAAGAGCGGTTTTGGAATCCTTCAACTTTTTTCCGGTGAAAGAAAATCAGAAAACTGCGTTTTATTTTGCGTTGGACAGAGAGGAAAAAACTCCAAGTTTTTCGGTAGATTTTGTGAAGAATAAAGCGTTTGATTTCGGAACAGGGAAAAGTTATGATGTGATCTCAATTGTTCAGCAAATGAATCAATGTTCTGCTTTTGATGCGCTGAAATATTTGGAGAAGTTTGATTTTTCTATTCAAAAAAATGACAGAATTGAAGAAAGCGACCGAAGCAAAAATTATTCTATAATTAAATTGAGTGAAATTCAGCATCCTGCATTAATCCAATATTTAAAATCCAGAAAAGTGTATGAACAAAAAGATTTAGTGCAAGAAATTGAGTATATATTGAATGGTAAGAAATATTTCGGAATCGGTTTTTTTAATAATTCTGAAGGAGTGGAAATCCGAAATAAAAATTCTAAAATTTGCTTAGGAAAAAAGGATGTTACTTTAATTGAAAATGAAAGAAATAAAAACAGAGAAATTGTCGTTTTTGAAGGTTTTTTCGATTATCTGACTTACCGCAATATTGAGAAAATAGAAAATTTTAATTCAGATTATCTGATTCTAAATTCTACAGCAATGCTTTTTAAAGTTGATGAAATTTTGAAAAAGTATGATAAAATTTCACTTTTTTTGGACAATGATGCAAATGGAAAAACGACCAAGGAAATTATTCAAAAAAAGTATAAAAATGTTGAGGATTGCTCTTTATTGTACTTGGGTTTTAAGGATTTGAATGAGTGGTTTTGCACAAAAAAATAAGAGACCAAATTGAAAAACAAGTTTATAGCTCTTTATATTTCAAAATGGCTTCTTCAAAATCATCTTTTATAAATTCCCAATGTTTTCCATGGAGACAAATAGGATTGAAATCATCATCTGCAAGAATGAAATTGGTGAAATTTTCTAAAATTAATTCTTTGTCGTGGCTGTATGGATAACGTTGCAGATGGAGTTCCAGCATTTTATTAATACTGTAATCAGGAAGAACTTCATGCAGATCCCAAAAATCTTTTTTTCGTCCACCTCTTTGTACCACGTCAATTTTCATTGCAATGATTTCCTCTATCGTTGCAAAACGGATTTCATCTTCTATTTTTGCAGGTTGTATATAAGAATCGGTATAATACAAATCCAGTTTAACCGTATTTTCTTTGTCAGTTCCGATGAAATAAGATTTCCCCATTGCAGGTTCCAATTCAGAAAAAGTATCGATGTAAGCAAAATTACTTTTGAGAAAGAGATCAATTTTTTCAAAATCAATGCTTCCATATTGCAAATCGCTGAATAAATCAATATCCACCGAAATCCGGTGTCCCAATTGCAAACTTAAAGCTGTTCCGCCTACCAATCTGAAATTTTCAAAAACATCAGATTCCATAAGGATTTGAAGACTGTTTTTCAGTACATTATTTACTGTGTTATAATATAACATAGTACAGAATTAAGAAATTGGATGAAGTTGCATTGGCTTCGTCTTTTTAGAATGAAGAGCGGTATTGATTTTCTGTTGACCATAAAAACGTGAAATTTCCGTCTTTTCTTCTTCGTTTCCACGTTCAAAAATACGATGGATAACCGCCTGATATTGTTTGTCCCAATCTATTTGATTAATGTCTGTATCCCAAAATAAGGATTTTCGGAGAATAGAAAGGTTAGGACTGTGGTTTTGTATTTTTTCTTTTTCTTTCCATATTTCGTAATAACTCTGAAGAATGACAATTGTTCCTTCTTCCAGCTGCAATTCTTTTTCTATTTTTAAAGCTAAAGAAACAGGGATATTTCTTCTTCCTTTTGTTATCTCATTAAATGTTTGAGGATATTCGCCCACAGCTATGGCAAAAGGTCTCTTTTTGAGCGAACGTTTTTGTAGTTCTCGCTCAAGAATAATTCCCGGATGGATGCCTTTGTATTTTATAAGTTGTGAATTCATACTACAAATATAAACAAATTTGTTTACATTTTATAAAAACAGATTTGATTTAATTATTCATGGAAAAACATTTCTTATCCTGTTTTTTTTGAAAATATTGCAGATCAATATTACCTGTTAAATCAGCTTCTAACTCAGGTCTGGCTTTTTACTATTGCAAATGTAGGAAAGCATCATTCACTCAAAAAAATCTTTTTGGGTTTCTATAAAAATTCTTTCCGCAAGCTTCAATAATTTTTACAGACACTCCTAAATCCTTCGGACAAAAAAATTTCAAGCCCGATTCAAAACTTGTATTCAATTACGGGAACTGAATCGGGTTTTGTGTGCCTGATACTTTCCTATAATCACTAGCAAAGAAAAAGCCGGAACCTCAGTTATGAGAATCAATTCAATCATAGTTGCTCTTTTACATCAATGAAAATAATCAAATCAAACAACGATAAATATTGCTTTTCCAATTTGGAAAAAAAGTATAAAAAAGAAAAAAGCCGAGTGTCCTCGAAACCAAATCAATTCAATCGAAAAATTTAACTATCAAAAATTAAATATTAACTATCAAAAATTAACATTATGAACATCATTGGAAGAATTACCAAAAACGCAGAAATCAACACGTTGAAAAACGACAAACAAGTTGTGAATTTCTCAGTAGCCATCAACAACAGCTACAAAAACAAACAAGGTGAGCGCGTAGAGCAAACGACTTATTACAATTGCTCCTATTGGATAAGTCCGAATGTCGCAAAAATCCTTAACAAAGGAGCTTTGGTCGAGTTAACTGGCAGAGCAAGTTCGAGTGCATGGATTGGAAAAGACGGCGAAATAAAATCGGGATTGAATTTCCACACTTCAAACATCAAATTGCATGGTGGCGGGACTAAATCCATTACGGAAGATAAACCTTCTTCAAAACCAAAGAAAACCGCCTTTTCACAAGAAGAAACAGACGATGATTTACCTTTTTAGTTTTCATCAATTGAAGAGAAACAATCATCTAAAATTCAAAATTTATAATCTAAAATTATCACAT
Encoded here:
- a CDS encoding helix-turn-helix transcriptional regulator, coding for MNSQLIKYKGIHPGIILERELQKRSLKKRPFAIAVGEYPQTFNEITKGRRNIPVSLALKIEKELQLEEGTIVILQSYYEIWKEKEKIQNHSPNLSILRKSLFWDTDINQIDWDKQYQAVIHRIFERGNEEEKTEISRFYGQQKINTALHSKKTKPMQLHPIS
- a CDS encoding single-stranded DNA-binding protein: MNIIGRITKNAEINTLKNDKQVVNFSVAINNSYKNKQGERVEQTTYYNCSYWISPNVAKILNKGALVELTGRASSSAWIGKDGEIKSGLNFHTSNIKLHGGGTKSITEDKPSSKPKKTAFSQEETDDDLPF